The genome window TGCTACAATTTTTTCGCTGTGCTTTTCCTGATTTTTTCCAGTTTCGATAACATAAGGAACTTCTTTCCCAGCATTATCAATTATCCGTATATCTCCAAGATTATTTTTACTATTCTCATAAATATCCTCTGTTAGAAAAAATTGTTTGTATGCCGACTTTCCTGTTATTTTTATAGTTTTAAAATACTGACTGGAAAAAAGTTGAACAATTGTTATTAAAAATAAAAACAATATTATTTTATTTATTTTCTTCATTTTTCTCACCTTTCCCAAAATCCGTGTCACTCAAACTCTCTTTCACTTCCTGCTCCAATTTCTTCAAAGCTGTCTGATAAATATAAGAAGTTCCAATCAAAATAGCCCCCATACTAAAGTAAGCAATCAACTTATAAGAATTATCAAATCGTAAGAAGTCCCATAAAAAACTTTTTGCCACAAAAAATATTCCTATTCCAAGCCCAATTCTTCTAACATTCCTATTTGGCACTCTAAATCCTTTCCAGACTAAATATCCACATAATAGCAGTCCAACTATATCCAAAGCTAGTCCAGCTCCTAAAATTAATACACCTGAATCTTCATATATCCGTAAAATAATATTTGCTACACAAAGGAAATATATTGATTCTCCCAGTATCCACAACGGCTTTTTCTCATTTTTTTTGAAAAAGCATAAATGAATATCATTTTTAGCAACCATAAATAAATATATATTTATTAAAATTGGCAAAAAGAACGGAAATATATAACTTATTGCTACTCTTTCTATTAATATATATATATCCGAACTCCAATTAAAAAAATACAGGATAAGATTAATCATATTTATGAATAACAAATAAATTATTTCAATTATTATCAAGAATTTCAAACTAAAACTATCTTGTAATTTTTTCGCTTTACACGTTACTGTTCTTAAAACAAAAAGCGAAACTAATAAACTCAAAAATATATTTTCACCATAATTTATCATTTTAAATGAAGTAACAACATCAAAAACAACTTTATTTATAAAAAATATTGAATATGTAAAAATCAGATATTTAAATATTCCATTTAAAATCCTAACTTCCGTCTTGTAGCTTTTTTGTTTTATCAGGAAATAAAGCACAAATGAAAAAGATATTATCATCAAATCTTGAATATACACAAGCAAATATTTTTCTTCCCGCACAATCAAATTACTTACCAGCGAAACTAGATAAATCGCAATTGTCCCATATCGCATTTCTTTATTTTTATATTTTCTATAAAAGAAATATAAAAGTGCAGTTTCAGCACCCCACGCAACCACAACAAATTTTTCTGGCACAATTAACGGAATAATTAGGATAAAACTTCCTAATGCAACGATATAAAAGATTTTTGCAACTTTGTTGTCCTTGAGCCTGTCGCCAAAAAATCCATAAATTACTCCAACTGTTCCAACTAATATTGCTTTTAGCCAGCTTGGGGTTGTCTTGTCAAATAGGCTGTAAATCAATGAAAATTTTATAATTAGATTTAAACTTAGAAATATATAGTCAATTATGTTGCTTTGACGATTTTCTTTTTTGTGAGAATTTAGGAAAATGAAACTGTATGCTGTTGTAAAAATTACGATGTAGAAAAACGCCGTAATCTTATCATGAATGCTGTGATTTAAGTAATAAATCAGCCCCGTCATATTTACTACACCTGTAACAAATCCAAAAATCTTGCTGTATATCCAGTCCTTTTTCCAAGAAACACCAAGCACAATTCCCTGCAAAATCAAAGAATATGCTAAAACATAATAAATCTGAACATTGCTCCTATTCACCCAAATATACGCTCCGTAAGGCAAATATCCACCAATCAGCGATAATACTCCAATTATCTGGCTATCATATCGCAATGAAAGAATCACAACCAGCCCTGTCAGTATTACCGATATAAAAAGTCCCGCTGTCATTGGATAAAGTTTGAGATAAAGCGTAGAAAGAAGCGTAGTCAAATAAAGAATCCCAATTCCACCACCAATCAGCCCAACTGCAAAATGCTTCTTATTTTTTTGATAAAATTTTTCTCCAGCAAAAAGAAAAAACATCCCAAGCAAATACGATGCCGAACTTTTTACATAATTATTTGCCAAAATTTTTGCAAACTGTGTCCGAAATACCAAAAAAACTCCCAAAAAGATTGATATTATCCCTAAAAAGTTAAATCCTTTAAGTCCAATAAGTTTTTCAAATACAAATCTTTTTTTCTCTCTTTCAAAAAGAAATTCCCCTTCCTTCAAAGCCGTTTCTTCTTTTATTTTATTATGAAAAACTGAAGATTCTTCTTGAAGAAATGTTTTATTTTCAAAAGTTTTCCTATTACTTTTCTCTAAAAAATCACTAATTTTCCCATTAATTTTTTTGAGTTCATCTCTTAATGAATCAGCTTCCTCTGAAAATTCGCCATCAAGATTTCTTTCCAGCATTTTGACTTTTCTCTTCATTTCCTCTGCATAATTAGAAAGCCTTCTAGTCACTCCACTTTCCAATTCCACATTCATCTTCGCAGCCAAAATATTCTGAAACTTATCAATCTCACCATTTCTCCTAACCTTTTTCGCTTCCTTCAATTCCTCAATAAGTACTGCATTACTATTTTTAAGCCTCCCAATTTCCTCTTCTCTAACTTTCATCTTTTCATGAAATGACTTTAAATCCTTTGCCAGCCTTTCATTCTCTTCCAAAAGTTCCTTTTCCCTGCTTATTCCAGCCTCATTTTTTATATTTGCAATTATTGATTCTATCTCCGAATTTATTTTTCCAATTTCCCTATACTTATTCTCAAGATTCTCTAATTCTTTTAGTTTGTCAATCATTGTAAAAACACCTCAAAACTCGCAATTTTTTATAAATATATTCTGTCAGTTTTTTGCAACATATTATACAATTATAATATTCAAAAAAGTATCTGTACCATTTATGCACAAACACTTTTCCTTAAAATAAATCTATTTATAAATAAACAGCAAAATTTCCCTAAGCAGTTTACAAGCTAGTGCTGTAGATTGCCCAGACTGATCGTATACAGGCGATAATTCGTTCATATCAAGCCCAACAATATTTAACTGCGAAATTTTTTCTATTGCCTTATGAAGTTCCACAAAAGTAACTCCTCCAGCTTCAGGCGTTCCAGTTCCAGGAAATTCCGATGGATCAAGTACATCTAAGTCCAATGTAAAATACACAGGTTTTCCTTTTAATTTTTCTACAACTTCATCAAGCCCATCAAAATTAAATTTTGTTGTATGAAGATGTTCTTTTGCAAATTTCCATTCATCTCTTTCGCCGCTTCTTATTCCAAACTGAAAGATTCTGCCATCTCCAACAATGTCCCAACATCTTCTAATTACAGAAGCATGTGAATAATACTGTCCTAAATACTCATCTCTCAAGTCTGTATGTGCATCAAACTGAATAATATGTAAATCTGGATATTTCTCAGCAACCGCTCTTACAGCTCCCAATGTAACAGAATGCTCTCCACCAATCATAAACGTAATTTTCCCATCCTTCAAAATTTCTGCCGTTTCGTCTTGAATATCCTGCAATGCACTTTCTGAATTTCCAAACGAAAGTTCCAAATCTCCTCCATCAAAAACCTTAATATCCTCCAAATCCTTATCTTGATAAGGACTATACGTTTCTATTCCAAAACTCTCATTTCTCATAACTGCTGAAGCAAATCTAGTCCCTGGTCTAAACGAAGTTGTACTGTCAAACGGCGCTCCAAAAATAGCAATTTTACTCTCATTGTATTCATTGTCACAACCTATAAATGTATGTATATTTTTATTTCTCATATAAATTCTCCTTCTAGTTTTTATTCTAAATTATTTTATTAAATCTTTCACATAATTTGGCAATGCAAAAGCCCCTTTATGCAATTCTGTATTATAATATCTTGTTTCTATCCCAAACTTATTCCATTCATCAGCCTTCAAATCTTCTACAGGATTGTATTTTTTCGAAGCAAATCCAAATAGCCAATGTCCTGATGGATATGTCGGTATATGCAGCTGATACACTGTCGCAAATGGGAAAACCGCCCTTAATTGTTTGTTTGCTCTTGCTGTTGCTTTAGCATCTGCCTCATAATATGGGCTTTCGTGCTGATTCACAAGAATTCCATCCTCTTTTAGTGCATTAAAGCAGTTTCCATAAAATTCTCTTGTAAATAAATCTTCTCCAGGCCCAAAAGGATCTGTCGAATCCACAATTACAATATCATATTCATTTGCCTTGGAACGTACAAATTTTAATCCATCCTCATAATAAATATGAACTCTCTTGTCATCCAGCTTATTCGCTGTCTTAGGTAAATATTCACGACAAAGGTCGACAACCATCTTGTCAATTTCCACCATATCAATTCTCTCAATATGCTCATATTTTACAAGTTCACGAACAGTACCGCCATCTCCAGCACCAATTACCAATATTTTCTTAGCCTTAGGATTTACAGCCATAGGAACGTGAGTTATCATCTCATGATAAATAAATTCATCCTTTTCTGTCAGCATCATAAATCCATCCAATGTCAAAAATCGCCCAAACTCTGGCGACTCAAAAATATCAATTCTCTGAAAATTACTTTTTGCACTAACTAACTGCCTATCAATCTTTATAGAAAAACGAACATTTTTCGTATGTTCTTCTGTGTACCATAATTCCATCTGCTACACTCCTTTCAATTTGTATTACCTATTTTTTTAATATCTAACCTTTTATTTCCAATGTTTTGTACTTTAAAACTTTTTTCTAAATTCCTCAAATTTTCCATTGTTTATAATTTTATTCTATTTTCTTGTACTCATTAAACGTTTCTCAAATAATTTTCCTTAACCTTAACCCTGTTCAGCCATCCAGCTAGAAAATCATTCTGAGTTACATTATTTTTAGCAAGAGACTTGTAATATTCACGCTGTAAATTATGATAAGCCATCAAAAATTTAGCTGGATTAACATCATTTAAATATTTTAATGTCATAGGCCCAACCGCTCCATCTACACTAATTACATTTTTCCCATAAACTTTATTCACAGCTTCCTGAGCCTTTTTGATTCCATATCTCCCAGCATTTACTGAAAAATCAAATATGCTTAGTGCCACTTTATCATTTTTTACTTGATCCAATTTTCTAGCCTTATAATATTTTTCCTCATAAATTTTTTGTGCCATTGCTTTTGTTAAATCTTTCATGCTACCTTTGTATCCACATTCTCTAGCTCGTTCCTTAGTAATGCCGTATTTTGTTTCCCCACCTTTATCATTCTTATCATTAGAATAGCTTCCTTCAACTAGCAAAATATAATTAAAAAATTTCAAAAATCTGCTGTCAGCCATTTTTGCTTTCCTTCTTTCATTTATTTTAATTGGATTTCGCAGATACTATCTGCGTTTTTACGTCAAAAATTTTCACTCTAAAACAACATTTATCTTTTCAACATGCATATCCTCAGTTCCTGTTAATAGACATCCTTTTTCCTTTGCATATTCAATATAATTTATGATTTCCTCAGTAATTCGCTCTCCTGGTGCTAATATTGGTATCCCTGGCGGATAGGCCATAACAAATTCTCCACTTATTTTACCTGCACTTTCTTTTATGGGAATCATTTCCTTTTCTGAATAAAAGGCTTTTTGTGGCGGAAGCACAACATCAGGATTTATATATTCGTGATCAAACATTCCTGTAGAGTCTTTTGAGTAAAGCCGTTTAATTTCTGCAAGCGAAGATATTAGCCGTTCTATTTCCAAGCCTCTGTCTCCCGCCGAAATTATCGCCAAAATATTTCCCAAATCTCCAAATTCAATCTGAATTTCATAATCATCCCGCAAAATATCATAAACTTCAATTCCAGCAAGTCCAATATCTTTTGTATACACAGATAATTTTGTCGTATCAAAGTCATAAACCGAATCTCCATCAATCAGTTCTTTCCCATAGGCATAATATCCACCTAGTTTATTAATTTCATTTCTGGCATATTCTGCAAATTTAACTGTCTTTTCAAAAAGTTCCCTTCCATTTATCGCCAAATTTTTTCTTGCTACATCAAGCGAAGTCATAAGCAAATACGATGCACTTGTTGTTTGGGTCAAGTTTATAACTTGCCGAACATAATCAGCGTTTATTCTCTCACCACTTAACAAAATCGAACTTTGTGTTAAAGAACCACCTGTCTTATGCATACTAATTGCCGCCATATCTGCTCCAGCTTCCATAGCTGAAATTGGTAAATTTTCATCAAAGTAAAAATGTGCTCCATGTGCCTCATCAACTAGCACAAACATATCATTTTCATGTGCCAGTTTTACAATAGATTTCAAATCTGAACAAATTCCGTAATAAGTAGGATTATTCACTAATATTGCTTTTGCATCAGGATTTTCCTGAATTGCCTTTTTCACATCATTAATCGACATTCCAAGTGATATTCCCAATTTTTTGTTAAGTCCAGGGTTAATATAAACTGGAATTGCTCCACAAATTACCATTGCATTAATGGCACTTCTATGCACATTTCTTGGAATAATAATTTTATCTCCAGCTTTACAAGTTGCCATAATCATAGCCTGTACAGCCCCTGTCGTTCCGCTTACCATAAAATAAGCCTCTTTTGCCCCAAAAGCCTCCGCCGCTATATCCTGAGCCTCTTTAATAACCGAAGTTGGATGGCATAAATTATCAAGCGGCTTCATCGAATTAACATCCATCTGCATCGCTTCCAGCCCAATAAAATCACGAAATTCTTTATTTCCACGCCCTCCTTTATGCCCCGGCACATCAAATCTCACAACCCTGTTAGAAAGATGATTTTTTAAAGCATCAAAAAGAACTGTCTTATTCTGTCTATCTGTATCAATATTTTTCCCCATTTCTTCAACTCCTTTCATATTTTTACTTTTAATTATTACAATTCTAAATTCCAAAATTTTTCACTAAATATTTAGACAAGTTACATTTACATTTTGATTAGTAACTATTTTTTTATAATTTATATGTTTTTTTCTTAAAAGCAAAGGGGAACAATCGCCATCCCCTTTTATTTCGCAATATTAGTTATTTCAATTTCTTCAAATTATAATATCTGAAAATTTTGGCGAAAGCACTACGCACTAATCCCAGCTCATCTAAGCATTTTCGATTCAATTATAATATGTAATTTGATGAAAATAGATACCAAGCAAAATTTCGTTAGAAGAAAAATAGCTGTTTGAGCTTTTGTAATTTATTTTGAAGTTAAATATATTTATTCGTATTAAAACAATTTATACTCAAAAGCGAGTTCTATTTTTCTTTTATAAGAAAGTTTTGCGTTAAGCGGGGTTGTAAGGGCATGGCGTTTGATGCCCTTACGTTAAAATAAATAATGTAAAAAAAGAAAAAAAATAACTATTAACTAGATAAATCTAAAATAAAATTTATATTTGAAAACTTAATTTAAGTATAAAATATGTTTAATAAATATTCATTCCACTATAAATTTCAATCATTTCTTTCCTAAGTCTATCCGTAATTTCCAGCCTTTTTTTGGGTGCGATTTCATAAACATCTTGATTGAATAGATAATTTTGTAATCTGATTTCCTTTATTAGCATTTTTGTATGGAAAATGTTAGACTGATATACGTTTACATCAATTGCATCGTATATTTTTAATTTTTCAGGCTCAATATAATCTTGAATAGAAGTTATATTATGATCTGTAAAAAATTTCTTTCCTGAAATATCCCTTGTAAATCCACGTATTCTGTAGTCAATTGTAATTATATCAGAATCAAAGCTGTCTATCAGATAGTTTAACGTATTTAACGGAGAAATTTCCCCACAAGTTGCAATATCAATATCCACTCTAAAAGTGGAAATTGAATTATCTGGATGGTATTCTGGGAAAGTATGCACTGTTATATGGCTTTTATCCAAATGGGCGTGGACTGTATCCGTATCCTGACTTGCCCCACCTTTTTTTATACTGTTTTCATCCATTCCAATTTCCTCAAAAAATGGCTTTCCTCTATTACAAGACTTGTCGATATTTTCTGGACTTATTCTTTCTTCTGCAATTAAAACATTTACAGAGGCCCCTTGTGGCTCGTAATCCTGCTTTGATATGTTCAAGACTTGTGCTCCAATCATTTCTGCCACACGAATAAGTATTTTTGTAAGCCTTTCTGAATTATACTGCTCATCAATGTATGCAATATAGTCCTTTTGCTCCCTCTCTGTTTCCGCATAGCAAATATCATAAATATTAAAACTTAATGTTTTTGTTAAATTGTTAAATCCATATAACTTAATTTTATTATTTTCCAACTCATTCATCACTTCCTCTCCCATTTCTTCACATTACACTAAAAATTCCTTTAAAAATCAAATAAATCTTTAATTTGAACATTATAGTAAAACTGCTTTAAAACTAAACTCAAAAGGCTATGACTATTTACTCAAACCCTAAATTTATATAATTTTTAGTAGTTTAATTTTAAATAGGTTTGAGTATATTTTCAAAACATTACTGACTCAGTCTTAAAAATTTATTTATTTTTTACATATTTTTATTTATTTTTTATTTTATTTTTTCGCCAAATTATATCATTTATACACAATTTTTACAATTAAAATTACAAAATGAATTTTCAAAAAAAATCACAGCTAAATTACTAACTGTGATTATAATAAAATATTTCAAATCATCCTATACTTTACTATCCTATTTTCACACCCCATCACATAAATTTCATTCTCAATTACACAAATTTTTACAATTCTTTCTTTCAATACTTTTTCCTGTTTTAAAATATTGAACTTACCATCTGTAATTACCAATTCTCCATTTTCCAAGCCAATAAAGTACTTTCCTTCAAATTCTTCAATATATGTTATTTTTCTGTCAGAAATTTTTATCGAATTATAAAGTTCCTGATCCAAAATATTCCATATTTCAATTTCTCCATCTTCTGTTCCTGCAAAGTATTGGAGTCCAACTATTTTTGAATAAGTATGATTTGTTTCAGTTTTTACTTCAAATATTTTTTTTAATTTATTTTCAAAAATACTTATAATGTTTATATGTTTGTAATCTTCCCTAAATTTGATTATAACATTTTCTCCACTTGTAAATATTTTATAATTTCCATTTTTTCTATTTTTGGTGAGCTTAGCAGAAATTAATTCTTTTGTATCGACATCATATGAAAAAAGATCGTTATTTTTGATGTATACAATTCTACCACTTGTTATAAAGTTCATTACTCCAATTGAATCTTCTATATCAAATACAAGCTCAACGATTTTCTTTTTATTTCCGTCACATTTGTATACTTTTCCATTAGGAGTAGAAACAAAAAACATACTTGAAACAAATAATTGATTTTTTTCTTTTATATATTTTATGATTTCACAGTTTTTTACCTTTCCGCCACTTTCCTTCTCAAACTTTTCTTTATTAAAATATATAAGCTTTTCTCCTGTCGTTATGATTCTTTTATTTATTGGCTCAACTCCAAAGTCATTTATCGGTGTTTTATATTTTATATCTTCTTCTAAAATTAATTCCATTTTTCCCCTTAAATTAGTATACTATATCTTCTGTCGGAAGATACCCGCTATCTTTCAAAGTTTTTAACATTTTTTCACTTGTTTTTGAAAAAATTTCGTTGTTATAATAAGTTTTCCAATCTCCATCAACTTTATCTGTATCCAAAATATACTTAAATAGCATAAAAGTGTCCTTTTTTCTTGCATCATAAGCATATAATCTAAAAGTATAGTATCTTGGTTTATCTTTTGTATCTTTTTTTGGAAGATTTGTAGGTATGAGTTTAGCAATATCATTCTCAAAATCAACTAATATTCTAAAAATGTTTTCATAAGTAAGCTCTTTTCTTTCACGTATATTATAAACCAGCCCAACTTCAAGATTCCCTATTCCAACGTAATATGTCATAAAATCACGCTCAACATCACAATAAACATTTCCTTTTAATCTAGAACGGCTTATTAATTCAATTTCCTTAGATACATATATATTAGGATTTTTTATCCATTTACAGGTATTTATATTTGAAAATGAAATTCCTGATACCAATAAAACAAGTATTATTATTAATTTTTTCACTTTTTCCTCCTAAAATTTACAATTATCATATTAAATATTTTATAAATTATTCATTATAATTAGTTTTGAAAAAATATATTTTAAACTTATAACCAAGTGTGTTATTAGTTTCAAAAAGGTTTATATATTTTTTATTTTATCTTTTATTTCCGTTATTTAATTTTTTCAATAAAAGTTTACCATATTTTTTTATTAATTTCAAGATTTACTCTATTTTCAAATTTTTGCAAAAAAAGAAAATCAAATTAATGATTTTCCAAATTTAAAATTTTATATATGAATTATATTCAAAATGCTCATCAGAATTGGAACAACCAATATAAATAAAATCGTACTTGTTGTAACTACATTTGTGGAATATCCAATATCTCCGTTAGTTTCATTAACTAAAATTGGCAATGCTGCAAACACTGGTGCTGCCGACTGTATCACAAACGTTTTTATTTCCAAATCATTTAACTGTACAAAATGTCCAGCAATTTTCAACAACACAATCATGACAATTGACGAAAATACAAATCTTCCAAGTAAAGCCAAATTTGTATCCAAATCAAACCGAATACTGTGAAGTCCCGCATCTGCCAACACTATTCCAATATAAAGCAATGCAAGAGGTGTTACAACGCTTCCAAGATATTTTGTAGTTTCCACAATTGGAGTTATTACTTTTATGCCTGACAAAAGTACAATAAAGGCTATTACAAAAGCAATAAGTGGAGGCGATAACAACTTTTTCAGATTAAATCCACTTTTTTCATCTTTATTGCCTTCCAATGAATCACCTGCCAGAAGCATATACCCTAAAGTCCAAATTGATACAGTATTTGTAATATAATACATTAAATAATATTTGGAAGCTGCTTCTCCAAAAAGTGCCATATTCAACGGAAGTCCAATAAATATCGTATTTGCATTTACTACCGCATTATAAAAGACTCCACGTCGTCCTTCTCTCATCTTCACCAGCTTTATTACAAAAAAAGCTGCAACATATCCAATAATAACCGAAGCAAATGTAAAAATCAAACGATTTGACACTTCCTTCAAAGCATCCATATTCAAATATTTCAAGACTGAATAGAATATTGAACAAGGCAAAGCCACATTTGTAATAAGTTTTGACACATTTTCACTAAATGTGTGATGAAACCAGTGCCTTTTTTTCAAAATATATCCAATCGCAATCATAACAATAATAGGGAAAATACTTCCCAGTGAT of Leptotrichia hongkongensis contains these proteins:
- a CDS encoding DUF2339 domain-containing protein — encoded protein: MIDKLKELENLENKYREIGKINSEIESIIANIKNEAGISREKELLEENERLAKDLKSFHEKMKVREEEIGRLKNSNAVLIEELKEAKKVRRNGEIDKFQNILAAKMNVELESGVTRRLSNYAEEMKRKVKMLERNLDGEFSEEADSLRDELKKINGKISDFLEKSNRKTFENKTFLQEESSVFHNKIKEETALKEGEFLFEREKKRFVFEKLIGLKGFNFLGIISIFLGVFLVFRTQFAKILANNYVKSSASYLLGMFFLFAGEKFYQKNKKHFAVGLIGGGIGILYLTTLLSTLYLKLYPMTAGLFISVILTGLVVILSLRYDSQIIGVLSLIGGYLPYGAYIWVNRSNVQIYYVLAYSLILQGIVLGVSWKKDWIYSKIFGFVTGVVNMTGLIYYLNHSIHDKITAFFYIVIFTTAYSFIFLNSHKKENRQSNIIDYIFLSLNLIIKFSLIYSLFDKTTPSWLKAILVGTVGVIYGFFGDRLKDNKVAKIFYIVALGSFILIIPLIVPEKFVVVAWGAETALLYFFYRKYKNKEMRYGTIAIYLVSLVSNLIVREEKYLLVYIQDLMIISFSFVLYFLIKQKSYKTEVRILNGIFKYLIFTYSIFFINKVVFDVVTSFKMINYGENIFLSLLVSLFVLRTVTCKAKKLQDSFSLKFLIIIEIIYLLFINMINLILYFFNWSSDIYILIERVAISYIFPFFLPILINIYLFMVAKNDIHLCFFKKNEKKPLWILGESIYFLCVANIILRIYEDSGVLILGAGLALDIVGLLLCGYLVWKGFRVPNRNVRRIGLGIGIFFVAKSFLWDFLRFDNSYKLIAYFSMGAILIGTSYIYQTALKKLEQEVKESLSDTDFGKGEKNEENK
- the speB gene encoding agmatinase, producing the protein MRNKNIHTFIGCDNEYNESKIAIFGAPFDSTTSFRPGTRFASAVMRNESFGIETYSPYQDKDLEDIKVFDGGDLELSFGNSESALQDIQDETAEILKDGKITFMIGGEHSVTLGAVRAVAEKYPDLHIIQFDAHTDLRDEYLGQYYSHASVIRRCWDIVGDGRIFQFGIRSGERDEWKFAKEHLHTTKFNFDGLDEVVEKLKGKPVYFTLDLDVLDPSEFPGTGTPEAGGVTFVELHKAIEKISQLNIVGLDMNELSPVYDQSGQSTALACKLLREILLFIYK
- the speE gene encoding polyamine aminopropyltransferase — protein: MELWYTEEHTKNVRFSIKIDRQLVSAKSNFQRIDIFESPEFGRFLTLDGFMMLTEKDEFIYHEMITHVPMAVNPKAKKILVIGAGDGGTVRELVKYEHIERIDMVEIDKMVVDLCREYLPKTANKLDDKRVHIYYEDGLKFVRSKANEYDIVIVDSTDPFGPGEDLFTREFYGNCFNALKEDGILVNQHESPYYEADAKATARANKQLRAVFPFATVYQLHIPTYPSGHWLFGFASKKYNPVEDLKADEWNKFGIETRYYNTELHKGAFALPNYVKDLIK
- a CDS encoding glycoside hydrolase family 108 protein: MADSRFLKFFNYILLVEGSYSNDKNDKGGETKYGITKERARECGYKGSMKDLTKAMAQKIYEEKYYKARKLDQVKNDKVALSIFDFSVNAGRYGIKKAQEAVNKVYGKNVISVDGAVGPMTLKYLNDVNPAKFLMAYHNLQREYYKSLAKNNVTQNDFLAGWLNRVKVKENYLRNV
- a CDS encoding aminotransferase class I/II-fold pyridoxal phosphate-dependent enzyme, with amino-acid sequence MGKNIDTDRQNKTVLFDALKNHLSNRVVRFDVPGHKGGRGNKEFRDFIGLEAMQMDVNSMKPLDNLCHPTSVIKEAQDIAAEAFGAKEAYFMVSGTTGAVQAMIMATCKAGDKIIIPRNVHRSAINAMVICGAIPVYINPGLNKKLGISLGMSINDVKKAIQENPDAKAILVNNPTYYGICSDLKSIVKLAHENDMFVLVDEAHGAHFYFDENLPISAMEAGADMAAISMHKTGGSLTQSSILLSGERINADYVRQVINLTQTTSASYLLMTSLDVARKNLAINGRELFEKTVKFAEYARNEINKLGGYYAYGKELIDGDSVYDFDTTKLSVYTKDIGLAGIEVYDILRDDYEIQIEFGDLGNILAIISAGDRGLEIERLISSLAEIKRLYSKDSTGMFDHEYINPDVVLPPQKAFYSEKEMIPIKESAGKISGEFVMAYPPGIPILAPGERITEEIINYIEYAKEKGCLLTGTEDMHVEKINVVLE
- the speD gene encoding adenosylmethionine decarboxylase, whose translation is MNELENNKIKLYGFNNLTKTLSFNIYDICYAETEREQKDYIAYIDEQYNSERLTKILIRVAEMIGAQVLNISKQDYEPQGASVNVLIAEERISPENIDKSCNRGKPFFEEIGMDENSIKKGGASQDTDTVHAHLDKSHITVHTFPEYHPDNSISTFRVDIDIATCGEISPLNTLNYLIDSFDSDIITIDYRIRGFTRDISGKKFFTDHNITSIQDYIEPEKLKIYDAIDVNVYQSNIFHTKMLIKEIRLQNYLFNQDVYEIAPKKRLEITDRLRKEMIEIYSGMNIY
- a CDS encoding AEC family transporter is translated as MIFLKSLGSIFPIIVMIAIGYILKKRHWFHHTFSENVSKLITNVALPCSIFYSVLKYLNMDALKEVSNRLIFTFASVIIGYVAAFFVIKLVKMREGRRGVFYNAVVNANTIFIGLPLNMALFGEAASKYYLMYYITNTVSIWTLGYMLLAGDSLEGNKDEKSGFNLKKLLSPPLIAFVIAFIVLLSGIKVITPIVETTKYLGSVVTPLALLYIGIVLADAGLHSIRFDLDTNLALLGRFVFSSIVMIVLLKIAGHFVQLNDLEIKTFVIQSAAPVFAALPILVNETNGDIGYSTNVVTTSTILFILVVPILMSILNIIHI